The uncultured Desulfuromonas sp. genome has a segment encoding these proteins:
- a CDS encoding YkgJ family cysteine cluster protein, which translates to MKQPTMAALMAAYRDVLALADHWFDDAASSLGPMLGCHRGCSDCCRGLFDITMPDAVLLHMGFSRLNADWQQRVLQRCRERREQLQQQWPELQAPYLLNHLHHRSWQTMPEQDATPCPLLDDEGGCLVYDRRPLTCRLHGLPQVDLDGEVFSDACCPYNEEAVCHAERGVVPGPFRTIFSREVQLIRQVNQLLTGRAVYELDTFIPLALLIDFSDAQHWTHTVDITLL; encoded by the coding sequence ATGAAACAGCCGACCATGGCGGCGCTGATGGCCGCCTACCGTGACGTGCTCGCTCTGGCCGACCACTGGTTTGATGACGCAGCATCATCGCTCGGGCCAATGCTTGGCTGCCATAGAGGGTGTAGCGATTGCTGTCGCGGACTGTTTGATATCACCATGCCTGACGCCGTATTGTTGCACATGGGATTTTCCCGTTTGAATGCCGACTGGCAACAGCGGGTTTTGCAGCGGTGTCGTGAGCGTCGTGAGCAACTGCAGCAGCAATGGCCGGAACTGCAAGCCCCGTATCTGCTCAATCACCTTCACCACCGGTCCTGGCAAACCATGCCCGAACAAGATGCCACGCCGTGCCCTTTGCTTGATGATGAGGGCGGTTGTCTGGTGTATGACCGGCGACCACTCACGTGCCGTCTCCACGGCCTTCCCCAGGTTGACTTGGACGGTGAAGTGTTCTCCGACGCCTGTTGCCCCTACAACGAAGAAGCCGTGTGTCATGCAGAGCGGGGCGTTGTACCCGGGCCGTTTCGGACGATCTTTAGCCGTGAGGTACAATTGATTCGTCAAGTTAATCAGTTGCTTACCGGCCGGGCAGTCTACGAACTGGATACCTTCATTCCTTTGGCTCTGTTGATCGATTTTTCCGATGCACAACATTGGACTCACACTGTGGATATCACCTTGTTGTGA
- a CDS encoding DUF4124 domain-containing protein: protein MKKFAIGALFIAIAVPAFSADFYTWRDDNGKLHVTDEPPRSQSKEDVLVKEYSYSGRENSQPSETFQRRVYHQIDAVNEHRYQEPTQSNELQRKKEKQRLEKTIDVEKNMLKERIHYYKFRCADISSPKSRKDYCDGQQKLYEKKLDLLNRDPEEYFMRETRY from the coding sequence TTGAAAAAATTTGCCATTGGTGCATTGTTTATCGCTATCGCAGTACCCGCTTTTTCAGCGGATTTCTATACCTGGCGCGATGACAATGGGAAACTTCATGTCACTGACGAACCACCCCGTAGCCAGAGCAAAGAGGACGTTCTTGTTAAAGAATACAGCTATTCAGGACGCGAAAACAGCCAACCGTCTGAAACGTTTCAGCGCCGCGTTTATCATCAGATCGACGCCGTAAATGAACATCGTTACCAAGAGCCGACCCAGAGTAACGAACTTCAGCGGAAAAAAGAAAAGCAACGCCTTGAAAAAACAATTGACGTTGAGAAGAACATGCTCAAAGAGCGCATCCACTATTACAAATTTCGTTGTGCCGATATCAGTTCACCTAAAAGCCGCAAGGACTATTGTGATGGGCAACAGAAGTTATACGAAAAGAAACTGGATTTGCTCAATCGTGATCCGGAAGAATATTTTATGCGGGAAACGAGATATTGA